In one Nitrospinota bacterium genomic region, the following are encoded:
- a CDS encoding RNA-binding protein, which produces MNIFVGNLAFNVTESDLRPLFEEFGELESLKLITDRETGRSRGFAFVEMNNSDADRAIKALNGKDLQGRNMKVNQAEPRKAKPARRSW; this is translated from the coding sequence ATGAACATTTTTGTTGGAAACCTCGCCTTTAACGTCACCGAGTCGGATCTTCGCCCGTTGTTCGAGGAGTTTGGCGAGCTGGAATCGTTGAAACTCATCACGGACCGTGAGACCGGCCGTTCACGCGGCTTCGCCTTCGTCGAAATGAACAATTCCGACGCGGACAGGGCCATCAAGGCGCTCAACGGAAAAGACCTGCAGGGCCGCAACATGAAGGTCAATCAGGCCGAACCCCGCAAGGCAAAGCCGGCGCGGCGCTCCTGGTAA